DNA from Carbonactinospora thermoautotrophica:
ACCGGCGGCGGCACGATGCGCGAGAAGAGGACGCGGCCGCAGCCCGGGCAGAAGACGCCGCGACGCGGCTGGAGGACGCCGACGAGGCGCCCGAGGTGGTCGAGGGGCAGGCCACCCTCGGCCGGGAGCTGCGGGCCGCAGCCGCCCAGGATCGGGCGGCGGCCGCCGCCTTGGACCAGGTCGCGGACCGGGAGGCGGCCGCGGCGGTCACGGTCGCGGCCGAGGGCTACCCGCGCACCCCCTCGACGCGGGTCGCGGCCGCCGTGCGGGCCGGCCGGCGTGCGGGCGGGAGGCCCCGGGCGGCTACGCGCCAGCCGGCGGCGGAACGGGCCCGCGGCCGCTGAACGCGGCCGCGCCCGGGACCCCTGGCCTGAGCTGAATTCCGTCTGATCGCAGGCCTGCTCAGGCGGCGGCTATGACGATCATTGACGCTCCTACCAGACGAACCTGTTCCCCTGGACCCCGGGGCGGTCCTGCCACATCTGATAGGTGAAGCGTGTCCCTGGCGGTTGCGTGGCGACGGCTACGACGTACGTGCCGGGTCGGTCGGGCCGGACGGTGTGCTTGCACGTGTTCGGGGCGCCCGGGCCCACGCTGACCGAGGGGCAGGCGCGGAGGAGGAGCTTGCGAACCGGCTTTCCGTCAGAGGCAGAGACCTCGACCAGCCATACGTACACGTCCACGCTCTTGGTCCGGTCCGCCTTGATATCGGCGGACATGACGACCCACCGGTCGTCGGTCAGCTCATGACACGGGCGCGCCCACACACCCTCCTTCATGTACCAGTAGCCCCCACCGTCGCCTGAACGGCAGTCCTTATGAGATCGCGGTGCCGGCAGGGCGACCTGCCGTGGCGGTACGGACATGCGCGGCGGCTCGGGAACCGGGGCGCGCGTCGTGGCTGAGGCGCTCGGAGTCGGTGTTGGTGAGGGCGACAGCGGCACAGAAGGGGTACCGCTTGGGGCGGGTGCCGCCACGGCTGGGATTGTCTGACTGGGCTGGGCCGCCTTCCCCTCGTCGGGCAGGGCAGGCAGGACAAGCGCCGCGATCGCCGCGATCCCCCCGACCGTGCCCATGATCTTGCTTGCGATGTCGACCCCGTGCGAGAACCGTGCCCACCATCCGCCGCCGTTCTGCCCGGCCGGTTGCTTGCTGGCTGACCGCTTGGCCAGGACCGAGAGCGTGAAGAAGAACAGGGCGCACACGATCAGTGTGACGGCGGTGACGATTAAGGGACCCGTCTTCATGATCAAAGCGTATGGATATACCCTGCGGCTCGATAGAGCCGGCGCCGTTCCTAGCCGCCGCTACCCCTCTCCTTCAGATGAGGGGTCAGAGAACGCGGGGCCGAGCCACAGGTTCGGGTCGGATTCGGCGACGGGCAGCGGGTCGAGTTCGGTGTGCCGGTCGGGTTTGCAGGCGGCGAACACGCCGGTGTCGCGGTTCATCAGGGCGTGCAGGTGCGGGTCGGCGTGGTGCAGCCACCAGGCCGACATCGTGCCCTCGATCCGGGCCTTCTCCCACTCCTGCCACAGCGCGTTCAACCGGGAGACCGCTTCGGGGTGCTTCCACCATTGCGCGCACCAGGTGAGCGTGCCGCCGAGCCGGCGGCGGATCAGCGGGGCCAGGTGGCCGCGCACCCAGGCGTCGAGGTTCGGGTACGCCAACTCCGCCCCGGTGCCGTGGCCACCGGTCTCGGCTCCGTCCAGCGGCTCGCCGGGCACCCAGCCGTCGTCGGCCAGCAGGTCGTCAGGCATCGGCTCAGGCATCGACCGCCTCGACAGGCTCACCCGGGGGGCTGTAGCGCGCGAGGGACTCCTCCACCTCGGCGGCGCGTGGCCCCCGGGTCCACGGCTCGGTCTCGATCAGGATGGGCCGGGTGCCGGAGGCGAGCACGATCGCCCGCCCCCGGGGGAGCGCGGCGAGGTCGGCGAGGTCGAGGATCCGCTCGGGCCGGGTGGACACGGTCGTCGAGCGCGACCGGCCGGCGCCGCGCTGCACGCTGATCGAGGTGGTTTCCGGCTCGAACTCACCCAGCACCCGCGACAGGTCCTCCAAAAACGCGGCGTCGAGCTGGCCGCCGCCGAAGACCCGGATGTTCGCAGCGTCGCGCAGCTTGCGCATCCCGTGGTCGCCCCACACCTCCACGCCCTGGGACCAGGACTGCAGGATGGTCATGAGGATGATGCCGCGGCTGCCGTAGTGGCTGTAGCGGTCGGGCAGGTCCCGCCACCGGACCCCGTTGGCCGCCTCGTCCAGCACGCCGAGGAACGGCACGGGCAGCCGGCCGCCGGGTGAGCGGGTCGACAGCTCCTCGGCGGCCTCGATGACGGCGACGTTCAGCGCGGCCACCACGGCCGCGCCCGAGCGGCCCTCCATGGACAGCGAGTACAGGGTGTCGGTGCCGCGCACGAACTCCTCGGGCCGAAACTCCGGGGTGCGCCGGCCGCCGGGGGTGATCCACCGGGTGACCGCCGGGTTGACCAGCCAGGACACGGCCTTCTCGGCGGTGCCGTAGATGCCGTCACGCTGCTTGTCCGCGTAGTTGATGACGCCTTGCACGGCGTGGGCGGGCATGTGGTGGCCGGTGCGGCGCAGCACGTCGACCGGGGTGGCGTCGGTCGGGTCGCTCAGCCACTCGTGGACGATGGTGATCGGCTCACCGGCCGCGGCGGCGGCCAGCAGCATGTAGGCGAGCAGCTGCTCCCCCTTGGGGTCGAAGTAGGCGTCCTGCTTGGCGCCGACGGCGCGGGAGAAGTCAGCGAAGATCGCGGCGAGCCGCATTGCCTTGTCCACGTCGGTCACGTACGACAGGGGGTTCCACCACCAGGTGGGGTCCTCCCCGGCGATTTGGTGCGGGTCGAACACCCACACAGTGCCTGCGCGGTCGCGGATCAGCCGCGTGGCGTCCACCACGTCGCGCTTGTTGGAGGTGACCAGCAGGCAGCCCGGGGCGGCCAGGATCGCCGGGATCGCGCGGGAGGTGGTCTTACCGGTGCGGGTGCCCCAGATGTCGAGGTGCATGTCCTCCCAGGAGCCGTAGATGCGCTGCCGGCTGGGCAGGGCCCGCCCGATCGGCACGCCGGGGCTGGTGGTGGGCGCGCCCAGGCGGCGCGCGGTCGCGGTCACGCCCGCTTCGGTCAGGTGGGCGATGTCGCGGGGGTCGGCCAGGTGGCGGGCGGCGGCGTCCACCGAGACCCGGGAGCGGCGCAGGCGCGCCACGATCCGCCACACCCCCGCCGCGAGCGCCGCCGCGACGAGCAGCTCGGCGGCGGCAACCACGGTGGCGGTTGGGCCCGGCCAGGCGCGTTGGCCGACGGCGAGCTGGATCGCGAGGGTGAACGGGTTGGCGGGCGGGGCCGGTGCGTGGCCGAGGGCGGCGGCGACCGCCACCGCGACCCACACGCCGGCGACGACGAGGAGGAGGAGCCCCAGGCCGGCCAGCGCCAGGTACGGGGTGATGTCGGAGGGGCCACGGCTGCGGCGGGTGACGCTCATGCCCTGACTCCCGCCGCCGTGGATCCCGCCGGTGCGGCTCCCTCTTGTGCCGCCGCGTGGCGCCACCGCTTGTTGGTGTCGTTGACGTCGCGCTCGGCGGCGGTGAGCTCGACCTTGACGGGGATGCCGGGCCGGCTGCCGACCTTGATCAGGAACTTGCCGCGGCCGGGGGGCTCGGCCTCGCGGTTGAGCATCGGGTCCCAGCTCGGGGGCGTGGACCAGTCGACGATCAGCCGCCGCTCCTTGTGGGAGAGGCGCACCACCTGGGTCAGCGACGCCATCTCCGCCTCGGGCAACCCACCGCACACGATCATTCCTGCGCGTTCGGCGAAGCCCTTGGCCTTGTGCCGGTCGGCCACCTCGGCCACGGCCAGCAGGTCGTCCATGGTGTGGGTGACCATGACCTGGCCGATGCCGCGCTGGCGGTTGAGCCGGGTGAGCGCGTCGACCCGGTCGACCAGGCCACGGCCGGCGCGCAGCACCCGCCACAGCTCGTCCAGGACGACGAAGAAGTGCCGCTGTGGGGCCAGGCCGGCGTCGGCGAGTGCGTGGGCGGCCTCGATCGCGCCGAACCCGTCCGACCAGCACGCCAGCAACGCGGCCGCGGCCAGGTCGGTGTCGGCCTCGTCGATGCCGGAGATGTCGATGCACACCCCGCCGGGGGAGTCCAGCCGGATGGGGGTGGTGGTGTGTCGGGCGAATGTCTCCCCCATCGGCCCATCCAACAAACCAAACAACGACCGGTGCAGCGGGTCGACCGCCGCCCGGTACCGCTCGTCGTTCCCGCGGTCCAGGGTGACCCGGCGCACCTCCTCGGGGCCTTCGTCCAGGACGCGGATCAGGTCGGGCAGGATCGGCACGCCGGCATGGCGCTCGTCCAGCACCCGCAAGGCGGCGGACAGGATCGTGCGTTCGTGGTCGCTGGGCGGCTGCCCGCCGCGCAGGATCGTCACCAGGGCGGCCAGCATGTTCAGCCGGCGGCCCTGCGCTTGGGCGAGCAGCCGGTCGCGGTCGGCGCCGGACAGCCGGGCTGCGGCCGCCGCGGTCTCCCCGGGGTCCAAGACGTTGAGGCTGCCCAGGCCCCGCCCCAGCTTGACGACCTGGCCGCCCATCGCGGCGATGAGGTCGACGTAGTCCGGCTTGAGGTCGCCCAGGATCAGCGGGTACACCCCGTACCCGGCCAGTCCCAGGACCAGGCGGCGCACGAACGTGGACTTGCCCAGGCCTGGGCGGCCGAGCACCAGCGCGGACGGATTGTGGATCAACTGGGCGCGTTGGAACCAGGAGATCGGGTCGCAGCACACCGTGGTGCCGTTGTCCAGGTGCCGGCCCACGGGCACCCCGATCATCGGCGTGCCCGAACCGACCCCGAACGGCCACAACCCGCACACCTGCACCGTGGTGCCGCGCCACTCCGGTGGCGCCTCCACATAAGAGGCGCGGCCGCCGCCGCGGCCGGGGTAGCCGCGCGGGCCCGGCCGCCGAGCAGATGCGTTGCGCATGGTGGTACCCCCTTGTCACATGGCGTCGCGGACCACCTGCGGGACCCGCAGGTGGTCGGGCAACACGATGCCGATCGGCAGCGCCGCGGCGAACGCGGAGGCCTGCGCGCGGTACATGCGCCGCAGCTGCACGCGGGCCGGCGGGGCGAGCACGTCGACCGCAGCCGCGGCCGCGGGCAGGTCGTCGGGGCTGCGGACGGTGGCGGTGACCAGCATCGCGAACCGGACCAGGCCGGCGCCGGTCGCCTCCTCCCGCTCGGTTTGGCGGGCGGCCTCGATCGCAACGGTGTCGCGGGCGGAGGCGTGGGCGACCGCGGCCCGGAACACCGCGTCGCGGCGGTCACGCTGGACGATGCGGGCGGCGGTGGCCGGGTCGTGCGGCCGGTACAGCAGCGTGACCCGCTTGCGGGCGATGTCGCGGTGCGGCTGCAACAGGCCGGTGAGCACCGAGGAGTACACCTCCCCGCGCGGCGCCTCCGACATGCCCCAGGTGATCGAGGCGGCGCCGTCGTGCCGGTAGTGGTCGACGTACTCCTCGTGCGACACCGGGCCGGCGTCCGCCCAGGTCAGCCCGGACCCGCCGTGGGCGCGGGCCTGCTCGATGAGCACCTGGGCGTTCGGGTCGTAGGCGATCCGCACCGCCTCGGCGAGCTGCTCGTGCGTCATCGGCCGGGCCTCGCCCGCGCCGGTCATGCCCAGCCCGGCGGACAGGCCAGGCAGCCGGGTGCCGATCTCTCGGGCCATCTCCTCGGGGCTGCGCCGCCGCGCACCGGGGCGCGGGGCGGCGGAGTAGGTGAGCGCGATCCGGGCCGAGACCTGGGCCGAGCCGGTGGGGTAGGTGTCGACGATGTCGGTGAGCACCTGGCGGGCCAGCTCCGGCGCGGTGGGGGACAGCTGCGCGGACACCTCGCGCTCCAGGCGGATGCCGAGGTCTGGGGCGGTCTCGATCGTCACCGCCGCCTGGACGATCCC
Protein-coding regions in this window:
- a CDS encoding DUF4913 domain-containing protein — translated: MPEPMPDDLLADDGWVPGEPLDGAETGGHGTGAELAYPNLDAWVRGHLAPLIRRRLGGTLTWCAQWWKHPEAVSRLNALWQEWEKARIEGTMSAWWLHHADPHLHALMNRDTGVFAACKPDRHTELDPLPVAESDPNLWLGPAFSDPSSEGEG
- a CDS encoding type IV secretory system conjugative DNA transfer family protein, with protein sequence MSVTRRSRGPSDITPYLALAGLGLLLLVVAGVWVAVAVAAALGHAPAPPANPFTLAIQLAVGQRAWPGPTATVVAAAELLVAAALAAGVWRIVARLRRSRVSVDAAARHLADPRDIAHLTEAGVTATARRLGAPTTSPGVPIGRALPSRQRIYGSWEDMHLDIWGTRTGKTTSRAIPAILAAPGCLLVTSNKRDVVDATRLIRDRAGTVWVFDPHQIAGEDPTWWWNPLSYVTDVDKAMRLAAIFADFSRAVGAKQDAYFDPKGEQLLAYMLLAAAAAGEPITIVHEWLSDPTDATPVDVLRRTGHHMPAHAVQGVINYADKQRDGIYGTAEKAVSWLVNPAVTRWITPGGRRTPEFRPEEFVRGTDTLYSLSMEGRSGAAVVAALNVAVIEAAEELSTRSPGGRLPVPFLGVLDEAANGVRWRDLPDRYSHYGSRGIILMTILQSWSQGVEVWGDHGMRKLRDAANIRVFGGGQLDAAFLEDLSRVLGEFEPETTSISVQRGAGRSRSTTVSTRPERILDLADLAALPRGRAIVLASGTRPILIETEPWTRGPRAAEVEESLARYSPPGEPVEAVDA
- a CDS encoding SCO6880 family protein, whose protein sequence is MAAGERVERTYGNWRKPTSPGILGLGLVGTLILLTGMVAVAITMMFALWAGLLVAGLVVLVLVPLGIRDRHGRNGLQGLTARIAWWYGRSAGQHLYRGGPLGPAGTFRLPGLAAASYVVDAEDSYGRPFGMIVVPSTGHYTAVLECAPDGAALVDPEQVDIWVAYWGQWLASLAYEPGIVQAAVTIETAPDLGIRLEREVSAQLSPTAPELARQVLTDIVDTYPTGSAQVSARIALTYSAAPRPGARRRSPEEMAREIGTRLPGLSAGLGMTGAGEARPMTHEQLAEAVRIAYDPNAQVLIEQARAHGGSGLTWADAGPVSHEEYVDHYRHDGAASITWGMSEAPRGEVYSSVLTGLLQPHRDIARKRVTLLYRPHDPATAARIVQRDRRDAVFRAAVAHASARDTVAIEAARQTEREEATGAGLVRFAMLVTATVRSPDDLPAAAAAVDVLAPPARVQLRRMYRAQASAFAAALPIGIVLPDHLRVPQVVRDAM
- a CDS encoding ATP/GTP-binding protein gives rise to the protein MRNASARRPGPRGYPGRGGGRASYVEAPPEWRGTTVQVCGLWPFGVGSGTPMIGVPVGRHLDNGTTVCCDPISWFQRAQLIHNPSALVLGRPGLGKSTFVRRLVLGLAGYGVYPLILGDLKPDYVDLIAAMGGQVVKLGRGLGSLNVLDPGETAAAAARLSGADRDRLLAQAQGRRLNMLAALVTILRGGQPPSDHERTILSAALRVLDERHAGVPILPDLIRVLDEGPEEVRRVTLDRGNDERYRAAVDPLHRSLFGLLDGPMGETFARHTTTPIRLDSPGGVCIDISGIDEADTDLAAAALLACWSDGFGAIEAAHALADAGLAPQRHFFVVLDELWRVLRAGRGLVDRVDALTRLNRQRGIGQVMVTHTMDDLLAVAEVADRHKAKGFAERAGMIVCGGLPEAEMASLTQVVRLSHKERRLIVDWSTPPSWDPMLNREAEPPGRGKFLIKVGSRPGIPVKVELTAAERDVNDTNKRWRHAAAQEGAAPAGSTAAGVRA